The Gillisia sp. Hel_I_86 genome has a segment encoding these proteins:
- a CDS encoding HIT family protein gives MSTIFSKIISGELPSYKIAETDKFLAFLDINPNAKGHTLCIPKVEVNKLFDLDDETYQGLMNFSKKVAIALEEAVPCKRVGMAVIGLEVPHVHVHLIPLNKMKDMDFGKKLNFSHDQLSRLAEEIKENL, from the coding sequence ATGTCTACAATATTTTCTAAAATCATCAGCGGGGAACTTCCCTCCTATAAAATTGCCGAAACCGATAAATTTCTAGCTTTCCTGGATATAAATCCAAATGCCAAAGGTCATACGTTGTGTATCCCGAAAGTGGAGGTCAATAAATTGTTTGATCTGGATGATGAAACCTATCAAGGATTAATGAATTTTTCTAAAAAGGTGGCGATAGCCCTAGAAGAAGCTGTTCCTTGTAAGCGTGTGGGAATGGCAGTGATCGGGTTGGAAGTGCCACATGTGCACGTTCATTTAATTCCGTTGAACAAGATGAAGGATATGGATTTTGGCAAGAAGTTGAATTTTTCGCACGATCAATTATCAAGATTGGCAGAAGAGATCAAGGAAAATTTATAA
- a CDS encoding TonB-dependent receptor, protein MKILSLLPTALLITAFGYAQQENDTLRKPVETLDEVLVQAIRVNADSPVTHSDLSKKELEKRNLGQDIPYLLNYLPSVVTTSDAGAGVGYTYIRVRGSDASRVNVTLNGIPFNDSESQGSFWVNLPDFASSVENLQLQRGVGTSTNGSGAFGASLNLLSDAVSEEAYGEISNSFGSFGTRKHNVKLSTGLLNDHIEISGRLSNIVSDGYVDRASSNLKSYFLQGAYVDDNTLIKAIVFGGEEETYQSWEGIDKETLKENRTFNPAGKYTDEEGNPQFYDNEVDHYNQDHYQLHWNQRFNNNWSTNLGLNYTYGRGYFEQYKEDEDFEDYNFAPLEIGGETINSTDLIRRRWLDNDYYVVNANATYKNSNLEVTSGAFYSLYKGDHFGEVIWARFASDSEIRDRYYFSDATKNEFTVFSKATFKLDDKWQFFVDLQGRFLDYKTGGITSDLVGIDVDESFEFFNPKAGITYQLDLNNQFYGYYGRANREPTRNDFEEGINTAEKLNDFELGWRYSKSNFKVNSNVYFMDYKDQLVLSGALNDVGAPLRTTSGNSYRLGLEIDADWELSDKWRLMPNIALSTNKNKDFVASIDGGLANLGNTNISYSPELVASNMLVFSPKENIQIGLLSKYVGEQYMGNIDSDASKLDSFFVNDLNVVYELKNIPVFKSIVLNALVNNIFDVKYVSNGYFYTYDDDFSTPGIITTVEGAGYYPQSGINFLAGATLKF, encoded by the coding sequence ATGAAAATTTTATCTCTATTACCTACAGCACTATTAATAACCGCATTTGGTTATGCTCAACAAGAAAACGACACGCTAAGAAAGCCCGTGGAAACCTTGGATGAAGTCCTCGTTCAAGCTATCAGGGTAAATGCAGATTCCCCAGTGACCCACTCTGATCTTTCCAAGAAAGAACTCGAAAAGCGAAATTTAGGGCAGGATATTCCTTACCTATTAAATTATTTGCCATCTGTAGTAACGACCTCAGACGCTGGTGCTGGTGTAGGCTACACGTACATTAGGGTTCGTGGAAGTGATGCCTCGCGCGTAAATGTGACCCTCAACGGAATTCCATTTAACGATTCTGAAAGTCAAGGTTCCTTCTGGGTTAATTTGCCAGATTTCGCCTCTTCAGTTGAGAATTTGCAATTGCAAAGAGGGGTGGGAACCTCTACCAATGGATCTGGAGCTTTTGGAGCTAGTTTAAATTTGCTTTCCGATGCTGTTTCCGAAGAAGCTTATGGAGAAATCTCGAATTCATTTGGGTCTTTTGGGACTAGAAAACATAATGTAAAATTAAGCACTGGTTTGTTAAATGATCATATTGAAATTTCTGGAAGGTTATCCAACATAGTTTCCGATGGATATGTAGACCGTGCTTCTTCCAATCTAAAATCTTATTTCCTACAGGGTGCTTATGTAGATGATAATACCTTGATAAAAGCTATTGTTTTTGGGGGCGAAGAAGAAACCTATCAATCTTGGGAAGGGATCGATAAAGAAACTTTGAAGGAGAACAGGACCTTTAACCCTGCGGGAAAGTATACCGATGAAGAGGGAAATCCCCAATTTTATGATAATGAAGTAGATCACTATAATCAAGATCATTATCAACTTCACTGGAATCAGCGTTTTAATAATAATTGGTCTACCAATCTTGGTTTAAATTATACCTATGGAAGGGGGTATTTCGAGCAATACAAAGAAGATGAGGATTTTGAAGATTATAATTTTGCACCCCTGGAAATTGGCGGGGAAACCATTAATTCCACAGATCTTATAAGAAGAAGATGGTTGGATAACGATTATTATGTGGTAAATGCCAATGCTACCTATAAAAACTCGAATTTGGAAGTGACTTCCGGAGCATTTTATAGCCTTTATAAGGGAGATCATTTTGGAGAGGTGATTTGGGCCAGATTTGCCAGTGATTCTGAAATTCGTGACAGATATTATTTTAGCGATGCTACTAAAAATGAATTTACCGTATTCTCTAAAGCCACTTTTAAGCTTGATGATAAATGGCAATTTTTCGTTGACCTTCAGGGAAGGTTTTTGGATTATAAGACCGGTGGAATCACCTCAGATCTTGTTGGAATAGATGTAGATGAAAGCTTTGAATTTTTTAATCCAAAGGCTGGGATCACGTATCAGTTAGATTTAAACAATCAGTTTTATGGCTACTACGGAAGGGCAAATAGGGAACCCACAAGAAACGATTTTGAAGAGGGAATCAATACTGCCGAAAAATTGAATGATTTCGAATTGGGCTGGAGATACAGCAAATCTAACTTCAAGGTGAATTCGAATGTTTATTTTATGGACTATAAAGATCAGCTGGTGCTTTCAGGAGCTTTGAACGATGTTGGTGCCCCGTTAAGAACTACCAGCGGGAACAGCTATAGGTTAGGGCTGGAAATAGATGCCGATTGGGAATTATCCGACAAATGGAGGTTGATGCCAAATATTGCTTTGAGCACCAATAAAAACAAGGATTTTGTTGCTTCCATAGATGGAGGTTTGGCAAACTTGGGAAACACCAATATTTCTTATTCCCCGGAACTTGTTGCTTCTAATATGCTTGTATTTTCGCCTAAAGAAAACATACAAATAGGTTTGCTTTCTAAATATGTAGGGGAGCAGTATATGGGAAATATAGATAGCGATGCTTCCAAACTGGACAGTTTCTTTGTAAACGATCTAAATGTGGTATATGAACTAAAAAACATACCAGTTTTTAAATCCATTGTTTTGAACGCTTTGGTAAATAATATTTTTGATGTGAAATATGTTTCCAATGGCTATTTCTATACCTATGATGATGATTTCTCAACCCCAGGAATAATTACTACCGTGGAAGGGGCGGGTTATTATCCGCAATCGGGCATTAATTTCTTAGCGGGAGCAACCTTGAAATTTTAA
- the greA gene encoding transcription elongation factor GreA, whose protein sequence is MSKVSYYTIEGLKKLKDELNQLRDVERPKASQAIAEARDKGDLSENAEYDAAKEAQGLLEMRISKMEEVVSNARVIDESQLDTSKALVHSLVKIKNKTNGSEMTYKLVAQSEADIKTGKISVESPIGKGLLGKQVGDTAEISVPNGTMEFEVLKIWRE, encoded by the coding sequence ATGAGTAAAGTATCTTATTATACAATTGAAGGCCTAAAAAAGCTGAAAGATGAACTTAATCAATTAAGGGATGTAGAGCGCCCTAAAGCATCCCAAGCAATTGCTGAAGCCCGCGATAAGGGGGATTTAAGTGAAAATGCAGAATATGATGCGGCAAAAGAAGCTCAAGGGCTTTTGGAAATGAGAATTTCCAAGATGGAAGAAGTGGTTTCCAATGCCCGTGTAATAGATGAATCCCAGTTGGATACTTCAAAAGCTTTGGTGCACTCCTTGGTTAAAATTAAAAATAAGACCAACGGATCGGAAATGACCTATAAACTGGTAGCCCAAAGTGAAGCCGATATCAAAACCGGTAAGATTTCTGTTGAATCACCTATTGGAAAAGGATTATTGGGAAAACAGGTTGGAGATACTGCAGAAATCAGTGTCCCTAACGGCACCATGGAATTTGAAGTGCTTAAGATCTGGAGGGAATGA
- a CDS encoding acyl-CoA thioesterase codes for MDYSDYKLSIGLRIDWSDLDMYKHVNNLAFIRFMQTGRSLFWEATGLTKIFEESNKGPMVVSTHCDFKKSLYYPGTAIVKTKLAFIKNSSFGLDHIILNKAMEVCAEGRDVAVFYDFNTNKTYTIPDDLREIMKDY; via the coding sequence ATGGATTATTCAGATTATAAACTTAGTATAGGCCTAAGGATAGATTGGAGCGATCTGGATATGTACAAGCATGTAAACAATCTTGCTTTTATTAGATTCATGCAAACAGGAAGATCACTCTTTTGGGAAGCAACTGGATTAACCAAAATTTTTGAAGAATCCAACAAAGGCCCAATGGTGGTTTCTACACACTGTGATTTTAAAAAATCCTTATACTATCCTGGGACTGCAATCGTAAAAACAAAACTGGCATTCATCAAAAATAGCAGTTTTGGACTGGATCATATTATTCTGAATAAAGCTATGGAAGTGTGTGCTGAAGGTCGTGATGTTGCTGTGTTTTACGATTTTAATACAAATAAAACCTATACAATCCCGGATGATCTTAGGGAAATAATGAAGGATTATTGA
- a CDS encoding sensor histidine kinase, which translates to MNFTNERNFARWFIIISSLLIVALILWNTSIFFERLKQDERDKMELWTAAQAFLDKATGDTDIDLTLKILNTNTTIPTIWINEKGKIVDGLNIPIETRGDQEKLDEYFAELKSENEPIEMVLGKNQVHKIYYGDSPLLTKIKYYPIGLLLIIFLFIGVVYFFYTTTKSSEQNKLWAGMAKETAHQIGTPLSSLIGWTEILKEENVNKSYISEIEKDIERLRTITDRFSKIGSIPILSETDIVIATKESYNYLFTRSSRLIDFKLSTPHTPVFVNLNESLYSWTIENLVRNAIDAMKGKGNLGIEIKQDLHWVYIYIKDSGKGIPKSKYHTIFNPGFTTKKRGWGLGLSLSKRIIEEYHNGKIKVYESELNKGTTFQIALRKLQ; encoded by the coding sequence ATGAATTTTACAAACGAACGAAACTTTGCACGTTGGTTCATTATTATCTCTTCCCTGCTCATTGTAGCACTTATTTTATGGAACACCTCCATCTTTTTTGAGCGCTTAAAACAAGATGAGCGCGATAAAATGGAATTATGGACTGCGGCACAAGCATTCCTGGATAAAGCCACCGGGGATACGGATATCGATCTCACTTTAAAAATCCTTAATACCAATACCACCATTCCCACCATCTGGATAAATGAAAAAGGGAAAATTGTGGATGGTTTAAATATTCCAATAGAAACAAGAGGGGATCAAGAGAAGTTGGACGAATATTTCGCAGAATTAAAGTCGGAAAACGAGCCGATAGAAATGGTTTTGGGAAAAAACCAAGTTCATAAGATCTACTATGGGGATTCGCCGCTGCTAACAAAGATCAAATATTACCCTATAGGATTGTTACTTATAATATTTTTGTTTATCGGGGTGGTATATTTCTTTTATACCACCACGAAATCCAGTGAGCAAAACAAATTATGGGCGGGAATGGCAAAAGAAACCGCACACCAAATAGGAACCCCATTATCCTCTTTAATTGGATGGACAGAGATTCTGAAAGAAGAAAATGTTAATAAGTCCTATATTTCTGAAATTGAAAAGGATATAGAGAGATTAAGAACCATTACCGATAGGTTCTCGAAAATTGGTTCCATCCCTATCCTTTCTGAAACCGATATTGTGATTGCCACAAAAGAGAGTTATAACTATCTATTTACCCGAAGCTCCCGTCTAATCGACTTTAAACTTTCTACACCACACACTCCTGTTTTTGTGAATTTAAACGAGTCCTTATACAGCTGGACCATAGAGAATTTAGTGAGGAATGCGATAGATGCCATGAAGGGCAAAGGAAATCTTGGCATAGAGATAAAGCAAGATCTACATTGGGTATATATTTATATTAAAGATAGCGGTAAAGGCATTCCAAAAAGTAAGTACCATACTATTTTTAATCCTGGGTTTACCACAAAAAAGAGAGGCTGGGGACTAGGGCTTTCCCTTTCCAAACGGATTATTGAAGAATATCACAATGGAAAGATCAAGGTTTATGAAAGTGAACTTAACAAGGGAACAACTTTCCAAATTGCCTTAAGAAAGCTTCAATAA
- a CDS encoding hybrid sensor histidine kinase/response regulator — protein MKNTKRSITFKVIIGYLMVAAVAAVAVWFSYAQVVKFSSINQSNNLNNQQLVLVSEIATALYETESTGRQFIQTGDTTDLNRYSRQIDGIQESINVLKMTYADSIMKIELDSISNLLSRKSENLEELLKLRSRDRNTSFYTEVIQELEKVDESFKDQNNENRFPNLEPHQRRVLIRLLEFSKDENQEQLSSISADSLVTSVKKVLNELERQNQRFRSIINKKENELLDNDITLNDQLRNLLASVEQEERVTTFNRAKGSQEMLNEVWQILLLVGGSSVLIVLFFLFLIIRDVSRSQQYRIQLEEAKSFTESLMARREQFMATITHDLRSPLNTVLGYTELIGKTPLNNKQEHYLGHLRKSSEYILHLVNDLLDLSKLDAGKMQIEKLPFNAKNLLEETFYNIVPEDDPKKLALFVEADESADVNVLSDPFRIKQILSNLINNAYKFTEEGSITVSVSLEKQIEDSYILTYKIKDTGLGISKDKQKEIFEEFSQEHRQIEKKYGGTGLGLAISQRITNLLNGELSLESEHGKGSVFTLIIPVIKLTDKLEVVPETLFNTLQLNAKNILAVDDESSQLALSRELIKSIGMNCDIAQNGKEALKKLEGKEYDLVLTDIQMPTMDGFELLKEIQSKKNLKHIPVIAASGRTTLTTKDYLNAGFSGNLLKPYKPQELLQKIGDVLHLELETNSGIKTQTEESLEEFSLEEILLFAGDDKNALNTILKVFIDASKKNLKEIKKATKKNNKSRIAAIAHKMLPMYKQLNTRDIVFQLQQLEKEVPGSFEDYKIQGLITEIEVLLAKLEREIIV, from the coding sequence ATGAAGAATACGAAGCGCTCCATAACTTTTAAGGTAATTATCGGGTATCTAATGGTAGCTGCGGTTGCCGCTGTGGCAGTTTGGTTTAGCTATGCGCAGGTGGTGAAATTCTCTTCTATAAATCAGTCCAATAATCTAAACAATCAGCAATTGGTGCTGGTAAGCGAAATAGCCACCGCTCTTTATGAAACAGAAAGTACGGGTCGCCAATTTATTCAAACAGGCGACACTACAGATCTTAATAGATATAGCAGGCAAATAGATGGAATTCAGGAAAGCATCAATGTGCTTAAGATGACCTATGCCGATTCTATTATGAAAATTGAATTGGATAGTATTTCCAACTTATTGTCCAGAAAAAGCGAAAATTTAGAGGAATTATTAAAACTACGATCCAGGGATAGGAACACGAGTTTTTATACCGAAGTGATTCAGGAATTGGAAAAAGTTGATGAATCCTTTAAAGATCAAAACAACGAAAACCGCTTTCCGAATTTAGAACCTCATCAACGAAGGGTTTTAATACGATTGTTGGAATTCTCGAAAGACGAAAATCAAGAACAACTTTCCAGCATAAGTGCAGATTCTTTGGTTACTTCAGTAAAAAAAGTTTTAAATGAATTGGAGCGTCAAAACCAAAGGTTTAGGTCTATCATCAATAAAAAAGAAAACGAATTACTGGACAATGATATCACTTTAAATGATCAATTAAGAAATTTATTGGCATCAGTAGAGCAAGAGGAAAGGGTTACCACGTTTAATAGGGCAAAAGGGTCCCAAGAAATGCTGAATGAAGTGTGGCAAATACTCCTTTTGGTGGGTGGTAGCAGTGTGCTTATCGTGCTATTTTTCTTGTTTCTTATTATAAGGGATGTTTCCAGAAGTCAGCAATACAGGATTCAGTTGGAAGAGGCTAAATCGTTTACAGAGTCCCTAATGGCTCGAAGGGAGCAATTTATGGCGACCATCACCCACGATCTTAGATCTCCTCTTAATACGGTTTTAGGGTATACAGAGCTGATTGGCAAAACACCACTTAACAACAAGCAAGAACATTATTTGGGGCATCTTAGAAAGAGTTCAGAATATATTCTCCATTTGGTAAATGACCTTTTGGACCTCTCTAAACTGGATGCAGGTAAAATGCAGATTGAAAAGTTGCCTTTCAATGCTAAAAATTTACTGGAAGAAACCTTCTATAATATTGTTCCTGAAGACGATCCCAAAAAACTAGCACTTTTTGTGGAGGCTGACGAAAGTGCAGATGTAAATGTTTTAAGCGATCCCTTTAGAATTAAACAAATACTTTCCAACCTTATTAATAACGCTTATAAATTTACCGAAGAAGGAAGTATAACAGTCTCTGTTAGCCTAGAAAAACAAATTGAGGACAGCTATATCTTGACCTATAAAATAAAAGATACCGGTCTAGGAATTTCAAAAGACAAACAGAAGGAGATCTTCGAAGAGTTTTCTCAAGAACATCGGCAAATCGAAAAAAAATATGGTGGGACCGGACTTGGCCTAGCGATTTCCCAACGAATCACCAACCTACTAAACGGGGAACTCTCCTTAGAAAGTGAACATGGAAAAGGAAGTGTTTTTACTTTAATAATTCCCGTTATAAAACTTACGGACAAATTAGAAGTAGTTCCCGAAACACTTTTCAACACTCTTCAACTAAACGCGAAAAACATACTTGCAGTAGATGATGAATCCTCTCAACTGGCTCTTTCCAGGGAACTCATAAAATCTATTGGGATGAATTGCGATATAGCGCAAAATGGAAAAGAAGCTCTAAAAAAACTGGAAGGAAAAGAATATGATCTGGTACTTACAGATATTCAAATGCCCACAATGGATGGTTTTGAACTACTTAAAGAAATTCAATCCAAAAAAAATCTAAAACATATTCCAGTAATTGCTGCTTCTGGCAGGACTACACTTACAACCAAGGATTATTTAAATGCCGGGTTTTCCGGGAACTTATTGAAACCTTACAAACCACAAGAACTCTTGCAAAAAATTGGAGATGTTCTTCATCTGGAATTAGAAACGAACTCTGGAATCAAAACCCAAACAGAGGAAAGTTTAGAAGAGTTCTCTTTAGAGGAGATCTTATTATTTGCTGGGGATGATAAAAATGCGTTAAACACTATTTTGAAAGTCTTTATAGATGCAAGCAAAAAAAACCTGAAAGAGATAAAAAAAGCAACTAAAAAGAACAACAAAAGTAGAATTGCTGCAATTGCGCACAAAATGCTGCCAATGTACAAGCAGTTAAATACTCGAGATATTGTATTTCAATTACAGCAGTTAGAAAAGGAAGTGCCAGGTTCTTTTGAAGATTATAAAATCCAAGGATTGATAACCGAAATAGAAGTGCTTTTAGCAAAGCTAGAGAGAGAAATTATAGTTTGA